Proteins from one Legionella taurinensis genomic window:
- a CDS encoding cation diffusion facilitator family transporter, which yields MNREAHQDIKKFTKEQSLWLALLLTGSFLIAEVIGGIITGSLALISDAAHMLTDVTALIIALIAIRIGKRPADARRTFGYYRFEILAAAFNAGLLFLVALYILFEAYQRLKQPPEIYSMGMLIIASIGLVINLVSMYLLSEDKEKSLNLKSAYLEVWSDMLGSLGVISAALIIRFTGWGWVDSAIAVLIGLWVLPRTWVLLKESINILLEGIPQGIDIGKITALISAVEGVRDIHDLHVWAITSDKMSLTAHVIIDPAYDYEELLTKIRKLLLARFDIAHTTLQHESKKHLNEEGFCSFTNKE from the coding sequence ATGAATAGGGAGGCTCATCAAGATATTAAAAAATTCACTAAAGAGCAATCACTTTGGTTGGCCCTATTACTCACAGGAAGCTTCCTAATAGCCGAAGTAATCGGTGGAATTATAACTGGAAGCCTTGCATTAATATCTGATGCAGCACACATGCTGACAGATGTCACCGCACTCATTATTGCTTTAATTGCTATTCGAATAGGTAAGCGCCCCGCTGATGCACGCCGCACCTTTGGTTACTACAGATTTGAAATTTTAGCTGCAGCATTTAACGCTGGTTTGTTATTTCTAGTTGCTCTTTATATTTTGTTCGAAGCTTATCAACGATTAAAACAACCTCCAGAAATTTACTCCATGGGGATGCTAATCATTGCAAGCATCGGATTAGTGATTAATTTGGTCTCTATGTATCTCTTATCCGAAGATAAGGAAAAAAGTTTGAATCTCAAAAGTGCCTATCTTGAGGTATGGAGTGATATGTTGGGTTCTTTAGGTGTTATCAGTGCAGCGCTTATCATCCGTTTTACGGGATGGGGATGGGTTGATTCAGCCATTGCCGTATTGATTGGCTTATGGGTATTACCCCGCACTTGGGTGTTACTTAAAGAGAGTATTAATATTTTACTGGAAGGTATTCCTCAAGGTATAGATATTGGGAAGATTACTGCTCTGATCTCTGCAGTCGAAGGCGTCAGAGATATTCACGATCTTCACGTATGGGCAATTACCAGTGATAAAATGAGTTTAACAGCACATGTAATTATCGACCCGGCTTATGATTATGAAGAACTATTAACGAAAATTAGGAAACTCTTATTAGCGCGATTTGATATTGCTCACACAACCTTACAGCATGAAAGTAAAAAGCATTTGAACGAAGAAGGTTTTTGTAGTTTTACTAATAAAGAATGA
- a CDS encoding efflux RND transporter periplasmic adaptor subunit, which produces MKKYHYFLIITAILLVGVLCWLSIRFTFATEASSSGSSSSSEAEEHGPHNGRLFHNKDFTLELVLTEEGASPKFKAYVSSNKGDTVSPSKVSLTVELKRLEGDVTTITFVPQSDALVSNQEIQEPHSFDVTIKAIYENKPYNWTYSSYEGRITLSDKTAQEEGIKVKTAGPGVIKKYAHLNGRITLNRNTTTEVRARFQGVVKNVFVKWGDSVKKGDLLATIESNESLKEYEVRAPTDGRILTRNITPGNVAGTEPLFTIANLSNVWAELHVFPRDLGKINEGQMVTIHSQEEDREVSAPITMILPTTDPLSQTVIAIVTIANSSEEWRPGTIVKADVLIAEKQVSLMVQASALQNVKEDTVIFIKVGNQYEMRKVGLGEKDDQWVEVTSGLKPGTNYVVSNSFLIKADIEKSGAEHEH; this is translated from the coding sequence GTGAAAAAGTACCATTATTTTCTAATCATCACAGCAATCCTGCTAGTTGGCGTTTTATGCTGGCTTTCAATCCGATTTACGTTTGCCACGGAAGCATCATCAAGTGGAAGTAGTTCTTCTTCAGAGGCAGAAGAACACGGCCCACATAATGGTCGCTTATTCCATAACAAGGATTTCACCTTGGAACTGGTTCTAACAGAAGAGGGTGCATCACCTAAATTTAAAGCGTATGTCTCATCCAATAAAGGGGATACTGTTTCACCATCCAAAGTAAGTCTTACTGTCGAATTAAAACGTCTTGAAGGAGATGTGACTACGATTACCTTTGTACCTCAAAGTGACGCTTTAGTCAGTAATCAAGAGATTCAAGAACCTCACTCTTTTGATGTAACAATTAAAGCAATTTATGAGAATAAGCCCTACAACTGGACCTATTCTTCCTACGAAGGAAGGATTACGTTGAGTGATAAAACAGCCCAAGAAGAAGGAATTAAAGTCAAAACGGCAGGACCAGGTGTAATAAAAAAATATGCCCACCTTAATGGACGTATCACGCTTAATCGCAATACCACTACCGAAGTTCGTGCCCGCTTCCAAGGGGTGGTCAAAAATGTATTCGTCAAATGGGGTGATTCGGTTAAAAAAGGCGATTTGTTAGCCACGATTGAAAGTAACGAGAGTTTGAAAGAGTATGAGGTGCGTGCGCCAACCGATGGCCGTATTCTTACCCGAAATATCACGCCTGGAAATGTAGCCGGAACAGAGCCTCTTTTTACCATTGCTAATTTGTCCAATGTTTGGGCTGAACTTCATGTTTTTCCACGTGATTTAGGTAAAATCAATGAAGGTCAAATGGTTACCATTCATTCTCAAGAAGAGGATAGAGAGGTGAGTGCACCCATTACTATGATTCTTCCTACTACCGATCCACTGAGTCAAACCGTTATCGCCATTGTCACCATCGCTAACTCCTCTGAAGAATGGCGTCCTGGGACTATTGTTAAAGCCGATGTACTCATTGCAGAAAAACAGGTCTCATTAATGGTCCAAGCCTCCGCACTGCAAAATGTCAAAGAGGATACGGTTATTTTTATTAAGGTGGGTAATCAATATGAAATGCGTAAAGTAGGATTGGGTGAAAAAGATGATCAGTGGGTGGAAGTGACAAGTGGTTTAAAACCAGGAACAAATTATGTAGTCAGCAACAGTTTTTTAATTAAGGCTGATATTGAGAAGTCAGGTGCTGAGCATGAGCATTAA
- a CDS encoding TolC family protein, whose protein sequence is MCRNFWFIVFLMISALVAQASTLTFHRALILAYQNNPTLQAQVAVVEQAKGQFIQSRLYPNPSLAVDAANIGVPSTLESGYNGTETTISIEQPIPLGNRLYYQGEAAKMEYFAASLKLEATRSSLYIDVGNAFVDAFYAQYWTKASKRLVQLNELVVSSIKKRLEIGANSEVDLRLAEIALDEAIIVFDRARRDELKSKIALANLVGVTSLSKCVLTEKGLSHQLDTWPSIKKRILTSNLIKAQMALVKAMGSRITATAKQVWPDLNLQLGFRHFKLNDQKAAVVSASAPIPVFNRNQGNVYSALAKRNESIKELHKIKLNLDTTLYAAFLDGLQFKEEVQKVTTRMLPNANKAVELAREGFEQGRYSYLILNNSMLMLNREEEHYTKAHADYHKAIIKIQGLLMSDKSQEK, encoded by the coding sequence ATGTGCCGTAACTTTTGGTTTATTGTCTTCTTAATGATAAGTGCGCTAGTAGCTCAAGCAAGCACTTTAACATTTCATCGTGCGTTAATATTAGCCTATCAAAACAATCCTACGTTACAAGCCCAAGTGGCTGTCGTTGAACAAGCAAAAGGGCAGTTTATCCAATCGAGGTTATATCCAAACCCTTCTTTAGCTGTAGATGCTGCCAATATAGGCGTCCCCTCTACGCTAGAGTCAGGATATAATGGCACAGAAACAACCATTTCAATCGAGCAACCAATCCCCTTAGGGAACCGGTTATATTATCAGGGCGAAGCTGCCAAAATGGAATATTTTGCGGCCAGCCTAAAATTAGAAGCTACCCGTTCATCACTCTATATCGATGTAGGAAATGCCTTTGTAGATGCCTTTTATGCTCAGTATTGGACCAAAGCGTCAAAACGCCTGGTTCAACTCAATGAGTTAGTGGTTTCGAGCATTAAAAAACGATTAGAGATAGGGGCGAATTCCGAAGTTGATTTGAGGTTAGCTGAGATAGCCCTTGATGAAGCGATCATTGTGTTTGATAGAGCACGTCGAGATGAATTAAAAAGCAAGATTGCTTTAGCTAATTTAGTTGGTGTGACGAGCCTTAGCAAGTGTGTTTTAACTGAAAAAGGCCTTTCCCATCAACTAGATACTTGGCCTTCCATTAAAAAACGCATCTTGACGAGCAATCTAATTAAAGCGCAAATGGCCTTGGTGAAGGCGATGGGGTCACGCATTACGGCAACCGCTAAGCAAGTTTGGCCTGATTTAAATCTCCAATTAGGATTTCGCCATTTTAAGCTAAACGATCAAAAAGCCGCTGTGGTTTCTGCTTCGGCTCCTATTCCAGTTTTTAACCGAAACCAGGGTAATGTCTATTCCGCTCTTGCGAAACGTAATGAGTCGATTAAGGAGTTACACAAAATAAAATTAAACTTAGATACCACATTATACGCGGCCTTTTTAGATGGCTTGCAATTTAAAGAAGAGGTACAGAAAGTTACAACAAGAATGTTACCCAATGCCAATAAAGCGGTTGAATTGGCCCGTGAAGGTTTTGAGCAGGGGCGTTATAGTTACCTTATCCTTAATAATTCAATGCTCATGCTAAATCGTGAGGAAGAGCATTACACCAAAGCACATGCGGATTACCATAAAGCCATTATTAAAATACAGGGACTGTTGATGAGTGATAAGTCTCAGGAAAAATAA
- a CDS encoding ArsR/SmtB family transcription factor, whose protein sequence is MKLPSDNIVIVIADILRLMGEPNRLKLLLACLEKPQAVSDLAEQLQLSVPLVSHHLRLLRSARLVCAKREGKHIFYEIDDEHVRCILMDMISHFTEDLEGNHELV, encoded by the coding sequence ATGAAACTGCCCTCAGATAACATAGTCATAGTGATAGCAGATATTCTGCGATTAATGGGTGAGCCTAATCGGTTAAAACTCTTATTGGCTTGTCTTGAAAAACCACAAGCAGTTAGCGATTTAGCAGAACAATTACAACTTTCTGTGCCTCTAGTTAGCCATCATTTGCGTCTGCTTCGTTCAGCACGATTAGTGTGTGCAAAACGAGAAGGGAAGCATATTTTTTATGAAATAGATGATGAGCATGTCCGCTGCATTTTAATGGATATGATTAGTCATTTTACAGAAGATTTAGAGGGTAATCATGAGCTTGTTTAA
- a CDS encoding IS3 family transposase (programmed frameshift) — protein sequence MKRRYSEEQIIKAIKEHEAGAKVGDICRSMGITSGCFYNWRSKYAGLEVNEAKRLRELESENQKLKKLLAEKLLENEALKDVVFKKVVKPTSKKRVAKHLVTHFKLSERVACKLVGLSRTAYRYLKKKRSDDGLKARMKELAVQYPRYGYLLLHSLLRREGLVQNKKRTYRIYLEEGLQIRTKTRKKLQRPRLIMDVPTQKNKRWSMDFVSDQLASGRRFRVLNVIDNFNRELLGQLVALSISGQQVTRFLEQLGEERGYPEQIVCDNGTEFTSKAMFFWSKSTNVRLNFIQPGKPTQNGFVESLNGKFRNECLNQNWFRTLEEARFEIGKWRHHYNHVRPHSALNYFPPVDFAQQVA from the exons ATGAAAAGACGTTACAGCGAAGAGCAGATAATCAAAGCAATCAAAGAGCATGAGGCTGGCGCTAAGGTTGGTGATATCTGTCGTAGTATGGGGATAACAAGCGGTTGCTTCTATAATTGGCGTAGCAAGTATGCGGGCTTAGAGGTCAACGAAGCGAAGCGCTTACGCGAGCTGGAATCAGAGAACCAGAAGCTGAAAAAACTTCTTGCAGAAAAGCTACTGGAGAATGAAGCGCTAAAGGACGTTGTTT TCAAAAAAGTGGTAAAGCCCACCAGTAAGAAACGTGTTGCAAAGCATTTGGTAACTCACTTTAAGCTCAGTGAGCGAGTTGCCTGCAAACTGGTTGGGCTAAGTCGCACGGCGTACCGCTACCTAAAGAAAAAACGCTCGGATGATGGGTTGAAAGCACGTATGAAAGAGTTGGCCGTTCAATATCCTCGTTATGGCTATTTGTTGCTGCATAGCTTGTTACGAAGAGAAGGTTTAGTTCAGAACAAGAAGCGCACCTATCGGATTTACCTTGAGGAAGGTCTGCAGATTCGTACTAAAACACGAAAAAAACTCCAACGTCCTCGCTTGATTATGGATGTGCCAACTCAGAAGAACAAGCGTTGGTCGATGGACTTTGTCTCGGACCAATTGGCGAGTGGTCGTCGTTTTCGTGTATTGAACGTCATTGACAATTTTAACCGCGAACTGTTGGGGCAACTTGTTGCACTCTCTATTTCTGGACAACAAGTTACACGCTTTTTAGAACAACTTGGTGAAGAGCGCGGTTACCCTGAACAGATTGTCTGTGACAATGGCACCGAATTTACCTCTAAGGCTATGTTTTTCTGGTCTAAATCAACCAATGTACGGTTGAACTTTATCCAGCCTGGCAAACCAACACAAAACGGTTTCGTTGAAAGCCTTAATGGGAAATTCCGTAACGAATGCCTCAACCAAAATTGGTTTAGAACATTGGAAGAGGCGCGTTTTGAAATTGGTAAATGGCGGCATCATTACAACCATGTGAGGCCACATAGTGCATTAAATTATTTTCCACCAGTGGACTTTGCTCAACAGGTGGCTTAA
- a CDS encoding efflux RND transporter permease subunit has protein sequence MLEHIIHFSIRHRWFVLLVVVGLMGFSVYNFKKLPIDAVPDITNVQVQINTEAEGYSPLEVEQRITYPIETALAGIPKLDYTRSLSRYGLSQVTVVFDEGTNIYFARQLIAERLQQIKSQLPPGLEPEMGPIATGLGEIFMYAVEAIPGAVKEDGSAYTPMDLLTVQKWIILPQLRNTKGVIEVNSIGGYEKQFHVMPYPQKLLAYQLTINDLLQALEKNNANMGAGYIEKNGEQYLIRIPGQVKTIEDIQKIIVAKRDEVIIRIGEVADVKLGSPLRTGAATQNSKEVVLGTAMMLIGENSREVSVRVATKLEEINRSLPKGVIVRPVYDRTKLVDRTIATVEKNLLEGALLVIVILFLLLGNIRAALITAAVIPISMLMTITGMVAQGVSGNLMSLGALDFGLIVDGAVIIIENCIRRFGLAQHELGRVLTKKERFRLTSEAAAEVIRPSIFGVVIITVVYLPIFTLSGVEGKMFHPMALTVVMALLSALVLSLTFVPAAVALFISGRVEEKENFIIRFIKKGYEPLLNWSMDNPWRMVSGAVIVTALSLLLLLRIGAEFIPSLDEGDIALHAMRVPGTSLSQAVSMQTTLEKRIKQFPEVYEVFSKIGTAEVATDPMPPNVADTFVMLKPRSQWPNPNKPKEVLVHELETAVKEIPGNNYEFTQPIQMRFNELISGVRSDLAIKIFGDDIEQLLALAKQVKGVLQKIPGAADIKIEQASGLPVLSIIPNKTALQRYGLNITDVQNVIQIALGGKEAGQLFEGDKRFDIVVRLPESLRTDINILEELPIPLTLQSDTSKSNPNYVPLKEVAKLTFSYGPNQISRENGKRRVVVTANVRGRDLGSFVEEVKRVIGEKITLPAGTWINYGGTFEQLISAEERLMIVVPITLLLILGLLFMAFGSAPAALLIFSGVPLALTGGIVALWLRGIPFSISAGVGFIALSGVAVLNGVVMVSFIRSLIEEGQELKNAIVQGALTRLRPILMTALVASLGFVPMAINVGAGSEVQRPLATVVIGGILSSTFLTLLVLPGLYLIMHRRKNSSTGTM, from the coding sequence ATGTTAGAACATATTATTCATTTCTCCATTCGCCACCGTTGGTTTGTCCTATTGGTTGTTGTTGGTCTTATGGGATTTAGTGTCTACAATTTTAAAAAATTGCCTATTGATGCCGTCCCAGATATTACCAATGTGCAAGTGCAAATTAACACAGAGGCTGAAGGTTATTCGCCCTTAGAGGTAGAGCAGCGCATCACTTATCCCATTGAAACAGCCTTGGCAGGAATTCCTAAACTTGATTACACGCGCTCTCTTTCCCGCTACGGACTTTCTCAAGTGACGGTGGTGTTTGACGAAGGCACTAATATTTATTTTGCACGACAATTAATCGCAGAAAGACTACAACAAATCAAAAGTCAATTGCCTCCTGGCTTGGAGCCTGAAATGGGGCCTATAGCTACAGGACTTGGCGAGATTTTCATGTACGCCGTGGAAGCAATCCCTGGGGCGGTCAAAGAAGATGGTAGTGCTTATACGCCGATGGATTTATTAACGGTACAGAAATGGATTATCTTGCCGCAACTGCGCAACACCAAAGGGGTAATAGAAGTCAATTCCATCGGCGGTTATGAAAAGCAATTTCATGTCATGCCCTATCCACAAAAATTACTGGCCTATCAATTAACGATTAACGATCTACTTCAAGCATTAGAAAAAAACAATGCCAATATGGGTGCAGGTTACATCGAAAAAAATGGTGAACAATATTTGATTAGAATACCAGGACAGGTGAAAACGATTGAAGATATCCAAAAGATAATTGTGGCTAAAAGAGATGAAGTGATTATTCGTATTGGTGAAGTGGCTGATGTTAAGTTAGGTTCACCGTTGAGAACGGGTGCTGCCACTCAAAACAGCAAGGAAGTGGTTCTAGGAACCGCCATGATGCTCATTGGTGAAAATAGCCGCGAAGTGTCTGTTCGAGTGGCTACAAAACTAGAAGAAATAAACCGCAGTCTCCCCAAAGGCGTTATCGTTAGACCGGTTTACGATAGAACTAAGCTTGTGGATAGAACGATAGCCACGGTTGAGAAAAATTTATTGGAAGGGGCTTTGCTGGTTATTGTTATTCTCTTTCTTTTACTCGGCAATATTCGCGCGGCTTTAATTACGGCTGCCGTTATTCCCATTTCAATGCTCATGACCATTACCGGTATGGTAGCACAAGGGGTATCTGGGAATTTAATGAGTTTAGGGGCATTAGACTTTGGTTTAATTGTGGACGGGGCAGTCATTATTATTGAAAATTGCATCCGCCGCTTTGGTTTGGCGCAACATGAACTAGGTCGCGTTTTAACGAAAAAGGAGCGATTTAGGTTAACTTCAGAAGCGGCTGCCGAAGTAATTCGCCCGAGTATCTTTGGGGTAGTCATTATCACGGTTGTTTATCTTCCCATTTTTACTTTATCAGGGGTTGAGGGGAAGATGTTTCACCCAATGGCCTTGACTGTGGTTATGGCGCTTTTATCAGCTTTGGTGCTTTCGTTAACCTTTGTACCCGCTGCTGTCGCACTATTTATTAGTGGTCGAGTAGAGGAAAAAGAAAATTTTATTATCCGCTTTATTAAAAAAGGGTATGAACCTTTATTAAACTGGAGTATGGATAATCCATGGAGAATGGTCAGTGGGGCGGTGATAGTAACAGCGCTAAGCCTATTATTGCTGTTACGCATCGGTGCTGAGTTTATCCCAAGTCTTGATGAAGGAGACATTGCATTACATGCCATGCGAGTTCCTGGTACAAGTTTATCCCAAGCTGTGTCGATGCAGACTACTTTAGAAAAGCGGATTAAACAATTTCCAGAGGTGTACGAAGTTTTTAGTAAAATTGGTACTGCAGAAGTTGCGACTGACCCGATGCCTCCTAATGTAGCAGATACTTTTGTTATGTTAAAACCGCGCTCTCAATGGCCTAATCCTAACAAGCCGAAAGAGGTCCTGGTTCATGAGCTGGAAACCGCAGTCAAAGAAATTCCGGGAAATAATTATGAATTTACTCAGCCCATTCAAATGCGATTTAATGAGCTGATTTCTGGAGTAAGAAGTGATTTGGCGATAAAAATTTTTGGTGATGATATTGAGCAATTACTGGCGTTAGCTAAGCAAGTCAAAGGGGTGTTGCAAAAAATCCCGGGTGCTGCTGACATTAAAATTGAGCAAGCTAGTGGTTTACCGGTGTTATCCATCATTCCTAACAAAACAGCCCTCCAGCGTTATGGACTCAATATCACAGATGTCCAAAATGTGATTCAAATTGCTTTGGGTGGTAAAGAGGCAGGGCAGTTATTCGAAGGCGATAAACGTTTTGACATTGTGGTGAGATTGCCTGAGTCCCTTCGAACAGACATTAATATTTTAGAAGAATTACCCATTCCATTAACGTTGCAGAGTGATACTAGTAAATCAAATCCCAACTATGTCCCTTTGAAAGAGGTGGCGAAATTAACGTTCTCCTATGGCCCTAATCAAATTAGCCGTGAAAATGGGAAGCGCCGTGTAGTAGTTACAGCGAATGTTCGAGGGCGTGATTTAGGGAGTTTTGTTGAAGAAGTTAAACGCGTTATTGGTGAAAAAATTACCTTGCCCGCCGGCACTTGGATAAATTATGGCGGTACGTTTGAGCAGCTTATTTCAGCAGAAGAGCGATTAATGATAGTGGTGCCTATTACTTTGTTGCTTATCTTAGGCCTTTTATTTATGGCCTTTGGTTCAGCGCCGGCAGCCTTACTTATTTTCTCAGGTGTTCCATTAGCATTAACGGGAGGAATCGTAGCACTCTGGTTGAGGGGCATTCCTTTTTCCATCTCGGCCGGTGTCGGCTTTATTGCATTGTCCGGTGTGGCGGTATTAAATGGCGTGGTGATGGTGTCGTTTATCCGCAGCTTGATTGAAGAAGGACAAGAGCTAAAAAATGCTATTGTTCAAGGGGCGCTCACTCGTTTAAGACCTATCTTAATGACGGCTCTTGTTGCAAGCCTTGGTTTTGTACCGATGGCGATAAATGTAGGAGCCGGTTCCGAAGTGCAACGACCGCTTGCAACGGTGGTTATTGGTGGTATTTTGTCATCGACCTTCTTGACTTTACTTGTTTTACCAGGGTTGTACCTAATTATGCATAGAAGAAAAAATAGTAGTACTGGGACCATGTAG
- a CDS encoding heavy metal translocating P-type ATPase, with product MTSTITTLFVSGLDCPSEEKLIRGQLESIPEVEQLTFNFITQEVTIQHYLNTPALFLNKIEALGMNVTLKTERDKEHLEENPHPSWWIIGIAGFLALMAEVIAYSLSDEQSLWVAVLALIAMALSGKITLKKGWLALRTKTLNISSLMLIAITGAVLIGEWPEAAMVTVLFALAERIEVYSLDKAREAIRKLMEIAPDVATVKAVDGSWQSIPVSQVALGNIIWVKPGERIPLDGEIIVGKSSINQAPITGESMPVDKGVGDKVYAGTLNEHGSFQFKVNVAAGDTVLAKIGKTIAQAQAERAPTQRFVDQFAHYYTPLMVIIAVLIAIIPSLFLGGAWSLWLYKALTLLVIACPCALVISTPVTVVSGLAAAAKNGILIKGGTYLEQGHRLKAIALDKTGTLTEGKPVVTKLIQISDQGNTNALQLAASLDDHSEHPIAKAIVKQWQKQQPAALLSVTDFKALPGRGVTGLIEGTRYYVGNHQLAEDNQVCNPKIEAQLKELEQTGQTTIILSDSKHVLAIFAVADTLRPTSQLAIKALHQQGIKTCMLTGDNATTALAIANQVGIDEVRANVLPVDKLKAIAELITRYGAVGMVGDGINDAPALAKATIGFAMGKGTDIALETADIAIMNDNLVKLPLFIDLSRKTASVLFQNISLSIVVKIIFFGLALAGLATLWMAVFADMGASLLVVANGLRLLTFKKVGIHSK from the coding sequence ATGACCAGTACAATAACAACATTATTCGTTAGCGGATTGGATTGTCCATCAGAAGAAAAGCTGATTCGGGGACAATTGGAATCTATTCCCGAAGTGGAACAATTAACTTTTAACTTTATCACCCAAGAAGTAACCATTCAACATTATTTAAATACACCTGCCCTTTTCTTGAATAAGATTGAAGCGCTGGGAATGAACGTCACATTAAAAACTGAACGAGATAAAGAGCATTTGGAAGAAAATCCACATCCTTCATGGTGGATAATAGGCATAGCAGGGTTTTTGGCACTCATGGCCGAAGTCATTGCTTATAGCCTATCTGATGAGCAATCACTATGGGTTGCAGTACTTGCGCTCATTGCCATGGCCTTAAGTGGAAAAATCACACTTAAAAAAGGATGGTTAGCACTTCGTACCAAAACCCTTAATATTAGTAGTCTAATGCTGATAGCCATTACAGGTGCTGTATTAATTGGTGAGTGGCCGGAAGCTGCTATGGTGACTGTCTTATTTGCCCTTGCTGAACGAATTGAAGTGTATTCATTGGATAAGGCACGAGAGGCTATTCGAAAGCTGATGGAAATTGCACCTGATGTGGCTACTGTTAAAGCGGTTGATGGCAGTTGGCAGAGTATCCCGGTCAGTCAAGTGGCTTTAGGCAATATCATCTGGGTAAAGCCTGGTGAACGAATTCCTTTAGATGGTGAAATAATCGTAGGGAAAAGCAGTATAAATCAAGCCCCCATTACCGGTGAGTCCATGCCTGTTGATAAAGGAGTAGGGGATAAGGTGTATGCGGGAACTCTCAATGAACATGGCTCTTTCCAGTTTAAAGTGAATGTCGCAGCAGGCGATACAGTTCTTGCAAAGATTGGAAAAACGATTGCGCAAGCCCAAGCGGAGCGTGCGCCTACCCAGCGTTTTGTAGATCAATTTGCTCATTACTATACGCCTCTTATGGTAATAATTGCTGTTTTAATTGCTATTATACCTTCTCTTTTCTTAGGAGGGGCATGGTCCTTATGGCTTTATAAAGCCTTAACCTTACTTGTCATTGCTTGCCCCTGTGCATTAGTTATTTCTACCCCTGTCACTGTCGTTAGTGGTCTTGCTGCTGCCGCTAAAAACGGTATTCTTATTAAAGGAGGAACCTATTTGGAGCAAGGACATCGCTTAAAAGCCATTGCGTTGGATAAAACAGGTACCCTTACCGAAGGTAAGCCAGTTGTTACGAAATTGATTCAAATAAGTGACCAAGGAAACACGAATGCTCTGCAACTTGCAGCCAGTTTGGATGATCATTCAGAACATCCTATTGCCAAGGCTATTGTTAAACAATGGCAAAAACAGCAACCAGCGGCATTACTTTCAGTAACTGATTTTAAAGCCCTTCCTGGACGTGGAGTGACGGGATTAATAGAGGGCACACGGTATTATGTCGGTAACCATCAATTGGCTGAAGACAATCAGGTTTGTAATCCAAAGATTGAAGCTCAACTTAAAGAGCTTGAGCAAACAGGGCAAACTACCATTATTTTAAGTGATTCAAAACACGTATTGGCAATTTTTGCTGTGGCAGATACTTTGCGTCCTACCAGTCAATTGGCTATCAAAGCATTACATCAACAAGGAATTAAAACCTGCATGTTAACAGGGGATAATGCGACTACAGCACTTGCCATTGCTAATCAGGTGGGTATCGATGAAGTTCGCGCAAATGTGTTACCCGTTGATAAACTCAAAGCAATTGCCGAGTTAATCACGCGTTATGGTGCAGTAGGCATGGTAGGGGATGGGATTAATGATGCACCTGCACTTGCCAAGGCGACCATAGGCTTTGCAATGGGAAAAGGTACCGATATCGCGCTTGAAACCGCTGATATCGCCATCATGAATGATAATTTAGTTAAGTTACCTCTATTTATTGATTTAAGCCGTAAAACGGCAAGTGTGCTGTTCCAAAATATTAGTTTGTCTATTGTGGTTAAAATTATTTTTTTTGGTTTGGCACTGGCAGGTTTAGCTACGTTATGGATGGCTGTATTTGCAGATATGGGGGCTAGCCTCCTCGTGGTTGCCAATGGTTTGCGATTATTGACCTTTAAGAAAGTTGGTATCCATAGTAAGTGA